CGTGTACAGCGTGCCCTCCCAGAAGCCCACGCCGCGCGCCACCGCGCCGAAGCGCGGCTTCAGGTCGCGTGCATCCTGGCGGGGACGCGGCGGCTGCGATTTCTTCGCCTTGATCGACTTATGAATGCGATGATGCGGCGGCTTGGGGCGATCATGCTTCGCAAACGCCGCCTGCGCGAAGGGATCCAGCGGTACGACGACCAGTGCCGCCGCCAGGATCCACGCTATTTTGTTCATCGCTATCCAAGAGTCAAGGTTCTACGCGCCTTATACCCTTTCGTATCAATCTTCGACCCCACCGGCCGTGCCTTTTAGCACATCGGTGGGGTCGAGAGCGTTAAATTTTGCCTAACTGCTAGCGGCGCCCGGATGACCTTGCGCTGTCTTCGTCACCCCGACGAAAGCCGGGGTCTAGCCGAGGTCTGGCTAGATTCCGGCTTCCGCCGGAATGACGCGGGGCGGAGTCGTGTGAGATGGCGCTATGAGGCGCTATGTCACGCGGAGAAGTCGACGTCGCCGTCTTCGCGCATGTCCCGCAGGCGCGCCTCGATGAGGTCGATGACGCGATCGTGGGTCATGCGGGCGAGCATCGGTTCGGGATCGCGCTCGCGAAACTCCTCGAAGACCTTCGCGACGTAGCCCTTGGCCTGCTCGAGCAAGCGCCGGTCGTCGCCGGCGTACTCGAGGATCGAGCGGAAGATCCGCTCGGCATGCTTCTCCACCTGGGTGACGATCTGCGGCAGGCTGCCGCCGTAGTCGGCGCCCTGCCCGGGGCCGCCGTCGCCCTCGGTGCCCGCCTCGGATGCTGCCAGATCGTCGGCGGTGGCCCGCAGGAACCCCGCGAGGCGTTGCGCGTCGCCGACCGTGCGCATCTTGGGCTCATCGGGGGGCCTGGCCGCCGCTGCGCTCTGCGCCGCGCCCGCCTGGGCCTGGGCGGCCTCGGTCGGCGCACGCCTGGATGCGGCTTGGGCCTCGGCCGGGTTGGCCCCGCCGAGGTCGACGCCCTTGGGCGTCCTTACTGGTCCAAAATCCATGGCTCGATCCTCCCGGATCCTTCCTATAGTGTTATGTCGGCACGGGAGCGGAAGATCTTTAATCGATTCAGCGTCACTTACCAGATCTTTACAATCGGTTGGAGAATGGAAGACTTCGGGGCGTGGACGGTCGCGACGCGCGGACGATCTGGTGGGCGCTCGGAGCAGCCCTCCTCTTCTGGCTCGCGGCCCTCGCGTTCTTGCCGCACGATCCGCGGCGGCCCGAAATCGCATACACCGCGCTCCGCGACTACCTCGCGGCCGGCGAGGTCGCACGGCTGGAGATCCAGGGCCAGCGTGTAACCGCATCCCTCCGGAGAGGTGATTCGCTGGATGTCGTCACGACCCTCCCGCCCGTGCAGGACGTGAGCTTCTGGTCCCTGGTCAAGGAGCACCGCACCGAGGTCTGGGTCAGGCCGGAGGCCGGCCGCTGGTGGCTGGATCTGGCACTCGTCGCGGTCCCCATCCTCCTGCTGGTCCTGCTGCTCACGCGCGTGGGCGGCCGGACCGACAGCCAGCCCAACGCCTTCTCGTTCGGCCAGAGCCGCGCCAGGCTGTGGAACGCGGAGCGCCCGAGCGTGACCTTTGCGGACGTGGCCGGCGTCGACGAGGCCAAGGAGGAACTGCGGGAGATCGTGGAGTACCTGAAGACCCCGGAGCGCTTCCACCGTCTCGGCGCGAGGGTGCCGCGCGGCGTGCTGCTCGCGGGTCCGCCCGGCACCGGCAAGACCCTGCTGGCGCGGGCGGCCGCCGGCGAGGCGCAAGTGCCGTTCTTCTCGATCTGCGCGACCGAGTTCGTGGAGATGTTCGTGGGCGTGGGCTCCTCGCGCGTTAGGGACCTCTTCGAAAAGGCCAAGGCGCGCTCGCCCGCGCTGATCTTCATCGACGAACTGGACGCGGTGGGTCGCCGGCGCGGGAACTTCATCGGCAACGTCAACGACGAGCGCGAGCAGACCCTCAACCAGCTCCTGGCCGAGATGGACGGCTTCGAGCCCCGCACCGAGGTGATCGTGCTGGCCGCGACCAACCGCGCCGACGTCCTGGATCCGGCAATCCTGCGGCCCGGGCGCTTCGATCGGCGAGTCGTGGTGGGCCTTCCCGACCGCACCGGCCGCGAGGCCATCCTGGCAATCCATCTCAAGAGCGTGCCCGCCGAGCCGGGGGTCGACATCGCGACGCTGGCCGGCTCCACGGCGGGATTCTCCGGGGCCGACCTGGCGAACCTGGTGAACGAGGCGGCGCTGATGGCCGCCAAGGCGGGCTTGGAGCACGTCACGGCAAGGGAACTCGACCAGGCGCGCGACAAGGCCATCATGGGCGTCCGGCGCAATGTCCGGCTGTCAGCCGACGAGCGCCGGATCGTCGCGTACCACGAGGCCGGGCACGCCCTCGTGGCGCACTACCTGCCCGGCGCGGATCCGCTGCACAAGGTCACGATCATTCCCCACGGAATGGCCCTGGGCGCGACGCAGCTGCTTCCGGATGCCGATCGCCACAATCTGCCGCGCGGTTACCTGCTGGACAGGCTGGCGGTCATGGTGGGCGGAAGGGTCGCGGAGGAGCTCGCATTCGGCGACGTGACCACCGGGGCCGAGAACGACCTGCGGGAGATGGCGCAGGTCGCCCGCGCCATGGTCACGCGCTGGCGCATGACGGACGAACCCGGCCTGATGGCCATCTCGCCCGAAGGGGATGAAGCCTACGGCCCGTACGGGCGCCAGTACAGCGACCAGACGGCGGCCCTCATCGATCGGGAGGTGCGGCGCCTGGGCGAGGAGGCGATCTCTCGCGCCCGCGCGGTGCTGACGCGCCACCGCCTCAAGCTGGATCGCCTCGCGGATACCCTGCTGGAGCAGGAAGTGGTCTTGCGGCCGGATATCGAGCGGATCGCCGCCGATCTCTAGAGATCGCCCATGTTGTTGCCGATGGTCAGCACGCGCAGGACGTTGCGGCCCTTCTTGCCGTTGCCGGCCAGGCGGTAGGCCTGCGACCGGCCCGTTGCCAGGCCGTCCGCGCCTATCCCCCAGATGATGACGCCGTAGCTGCGCGTGGAGACCGGATCCTCGATCTTGCCCTCGCAGTCGGTGCCGCACTTGTACTCGTAGGGCTCCTTCGTGACGACGTCGCCGGCCTTGTACTTGATGGTCTGCTTCTGCTGCTTGTTCCAGGGCGTGGGCGGATAGTTGTCGCTCGGCAGGTAGTTGTTGCCCTTGCCGATGAACTCGGCCGCGAGATCTTCCGGGAACTGGTGGTTGATCTCCGAGCCGTACTCCTCGATGCTCTGCTGGATCAGGTGGAGGTTGTGCTGGATCCCGGAGTTGCGCGAGCGATCCTGCGCGCCCGAGAAGTTGGGGACCGCGACGGCGACGAGGATCGCGATCACC
Above is a window of Candidatus Tanganyikabacteria bacterium DNA encoding:
- the ftsH gene encoding ATP-dependent zinc metalloprotease FtsH, encoding MDGRDARTIWWALGAALLFWLAALAFLPHDPRRPEIAYTALRDYLAAGEVARLEIQGQRVTASLRRGDSLDVVTTLPPVQDVSFWSLVKEHRTEVWVRPEAGRWWLDLALVAVPILLLVLLLTRVGGRTDSQPNAFSFGQSRARLWNAERPSVTFADVAGVDEAKEELREIVEYLKTPERFHRLGARVPRGVLLAGPPGTGKTLLARAAAGEAQVPFFSICATEFVEMFVGVGSSRVRDLFEKAKARSPALIFIDELDAVGRRRGNFIGNVNDEREQTLNQLLAEMDGFEPRTEVIVLAATNRADVLDPAILRPGRFDRRVVVGLPDRTGREAILAIHLKSVPAEPGVDIATLAGSTAGFSGADLANLVNEAALMAAKAGLEHVTARELDQARDKAIMGVRRNVRLSADERRIVAYHEAGHALVAHYLPGADPLHKVTIIPHGMALGATQLLPDADRHNLPRGYLLDRLAVMVGGRVAEELAFGDVTTGAENDLREMAQVARAMVTRWRMTDEPGLMAISPEGDEAYGPYGRQYSDQTAALIDREVRRLGEEAISRARAVLTRHRLKLDRLADTLLEQEVVLRPDIERIAADL
- a CDS encoding type II secretion system protein; the protein is MKARTRQGFTLVELIVMMTVIAILVAVAVPNFSGAQDRSRNSGIQHNLHLIQQSIEEYGSEINHQFPEDLAAEFIGKGNNYLPSDNYPPTPWNKQQKQTIKYKAGDVVTKEPYEYKCGTDCEGKIEDPVSTRSYGVIIWGIGADGLATGRSQAYRLAGNGKKGRNVLRVLTIGNNMGDL